The window ACCGTTGACCAGTTCCATGATGGCGCTGATGGCGGTATTGAAATTGAAGCGCTCCTCGATATCCTCGGTGACCTTTTTGATGGTAGCATGGATAAGCCGGTACAATTCCCTGTCGGCACGGCCGGCCGGTTTGATTTCTCCCTTTCCAATCTGGAGGCCGCGCACTTTCGCGCTATAGTTATAGATCAGCCGCCATACCCGGTTTAAAAAACGATAGCACCCCTCTACTCCCTGATCGCTCCATTCCAGGTCCCGCTCGGGCGGCGCGGCAAAGAGGATGAACAGGCGGGCCGTGTCGGCTCCGTAGCGCTCGATGATATCCTCGGGGCTCACCACATTGCCCTTGGACTTGGACATCTTGCCCCCGTCCTTGAGCACCATGCCCTGGGTCAATAAGTTTTGGAAAGGCTCTTCCACCCCTACCAGCCCAAAATCGTAGAGGGCCTTGATAAAGAAGCGGGCGTACATGAGGTGGAGGATGGCGTGCTCCACCCCGCCTATATACTGGTCTACGTTCATCCAGTAGTCCACCTTATCCCTGGCAAAGGGAACCTCCTGGCTGTGGGGAGTGGTGTACCGCAGGAAATACCAGGAAGAGCATACAAACGTATCCATAGTGTCCGTTTCCCGGCGGGCAGGCCTGCCGCAGGCGGGGCAGGTGGTGTGAACAAACTCGGGGCAATCCTTTAAGGGGGATTCCCCGGTGGGCTTGAATTCCACCCCCTCGGGCAGGATTACGGGTAGGTCCTCCTCGGGAACGGGTACGATCCCGCAGTGGTCGCAGTATATTATGGGGATGGGCGCTCCCCAATAGCGCTGCCGGGAAATCAACCAGTCGCGGAGCTTATAATTTACCTTGCGCTTGCCTATCCCCTTTTCTTCCAGGTAGCGGATTATCCTTTCCTTACCTTCCTCGCTGGGTAGGCCGCTAAAGGGGCCGGAATCGACCATGCGGCCCGGCTCCACATAAGCTTCCGCCATGGTGGCGGCGTCCAGCTCCCGGTCCGGGGGCTGTATTACCACTTTCACCGGCAGTCCGTACTTGCGGGCGAAGGCCAGATCCCGCTCGTCGTGGGCGGGAACGCCCATAACGGCTCCCGTGCCGTACTCCATGAGGACGTAGTTGGCAATCCATATGGGAATTCTTTCCCCGCTGACGGGGTTGACGGCATAGGCTCCTGTGAACAAGCCTTCCTTTTCCTTTTCCGTGGCCGTCCGGTCCAGGGCGCTCAGGTGCCGCGCGGCCTGGACGAACTCCTTCACCGGCCCCTCATAGGGGGTTCCCCTGGTCAAATCCTCCACCAGGGGATGTTCAGGCGCCAGCACCATATAGGTAACGCCGAAAAGGGTGTCCGGCCGGGTGGTGAAAACCGGGATCTCCTGTCCGGTGCCCGCCACGGTAAAGACCACCTCGGCGCCCTCGCTCTTACCGATCCAGTTTTCCTGCATCACCTTGACCTTCTCGGGCCATCCAGGGAGCTTCTTTAAATCGTTGAGCAAACGTTCGGCATAAGCGGTAATGCGGAAAAACCACTGCTCCAGGTCCCGGTGGGTGACCGGCGTACCGCACCGTTCGCAGGCTCCGCCCACCACCTGCTCGTTGGCCAGGACGGTGGCGCAGGAAGGACACCAGTTGACGGCCGCCTTCTTCCGGTAGGCAAGGCCGTGCTTATACATCTGGAGGAAAAGCCACTGGGTCCATTTATAGTAGTTGGGATGGCAGGTGGCGACCTCCCGGTCCCAATCGTAGCTTATGCCCATGGCCATAAGCTGCCTGCGCATGTTGGCGATGTTCTTCCAGGTCCACTCCGCCGGATGGATGCCGTGTTTAATGGCGGCGTTTTCCGCCGGCAGGCCAAAGGCATCCCATCCCATGGGGTGAAGGACGTTAAAGCCCCTCATCCGTTTGTAGCGGGCCACTACGTCCCCAATGGAATAGTTCCTTACATGCCCCATATGCAGGTTGCCGGAAGGATAGGGAAACATCTCCAGGCAGTAAAACTTGGGCTTACCCTCGTCTTCGACCACTTTATAGACCTCGCCGGCTTCCCAGCGGCGCTGCCACTTGGGCTCGATCTCCTTAAAGTTGTATCTAGCTTCCATATCGCTCCTTTTCACCCCTTTTAGGCTTCCAGCTCTACCAACTCTGCATCGGCCCAGAGGCGTTCCAGGTCGTAAAACCTGCGGTCCTCCTCCAAAAAGACATGGACCACCACTCCCCCGAAATCCAGCAGGACCCACCGCGCCGATGCATATCCTTCCCGCCGCAAGAGCCGGCCGCCCGCTTCGGCCACCTTCTCCTCTATTTCCCGGGCTATGGCCTGCACTTGGGTGGTGGAGGTGCCGTGGGTGATAACGAAGTAATCGGCTATTAAAGAAATTTTACGTATATCCAGTATGACCACTTCCTGGCCCCTTTTGTCCCTGGCAGCCTGGGCGGCCACCCGGGCTACCCGTAGGGTGTCCGTCAAGCAAATAGAACCCCCTTTATCGATTGATCAGCAGATAGTTCCTGGCTTCTATCGTAACGGGGTGGAGAAGTTGCCCCCTTCTTAACACATAAACAATACCGCTTTCCATGGTCTTCAATAGGGCGCAGTCCAAGTCTCCTTCCGCCGCCCGCCGCAGGTCGTCCACGCCCGAGTATTGTCTCCCAGGTTCCAGAGCATCGGCCAGATAGACTATTTTATCCAGCAGGCTCATGTTCGGTGCACCTATGGTATGACGGCTTACGGCCTGGAGGATCTCTTCGTCCTCTATACCTACTTCCTCCCTCAGCAACAAGGCCCCTACCGGGCCGTGCAGGAGAACCGGGACCTTCCTCTCAACGGTATGACTTATGAGGCCCGCCCTTTCCGCCCGTGCAACCAATTCTTGCGGCGTCAGATCCCGGGCATAATCGTGCAGCAGGCCCGCCAGCCGGGCTTTTTCCACAGACGCCCCGTATTTGGCCGCCAGCCGGGCGGAATACTCGGCCACTCCCAGGCTGTGGCGGAGACGCCCGGGCGAAAGCCTCCGGGCCAGCAGTTCGGCGTATTCCTCCATGACCGAATTCTCCCCGTAGTCCCCGGGAGGCAGGACTTCCCTGCCACAACCGGGCTCAACGCGATCTCCAAGGCCTCTCCTTGAAGAAAAACCCCCTATGGGCAATAGGAGGTCAGCTCAAATATAAACCTTCCCGCCGGATATATTCCTCCACCGCCTCGGGCAGCAAATATCTTATGGTCTTACCTTCCCGCACCCGCCGGCGAATGTCGGTGGAAGAAATGGCCAAGGCCGGCACTTCCAGGAAATGAATGCGCTGCCACCCCTCGGGCGGCAACTGGGGTTTCAGGTCCTTGAGCTTCTCCAAAGGAAACCCCGGCCGGGTGGCCGCAATAAACCGGCATTTCCGGAGGAGGTCTTCTACGTCCTTCCAGTGTAGTATCTCCAGGATGGCATCGGCCCCGGTAATAAAATAAAGCTCCGGCTCGGGGCCCAACAAGCGGCGAAACTCTGTCACCGTATCGATGGTATAGGATAACCCCGGCCGGTCGATCTCTATACGTGACACCGTAAAGTGAGGGTTGCTGGCCGTGGCCAACACCGTCATGCGGTAGCGGTGTTCGGCCGGAGTAACTGGACAACCCTTCTTATGGGGCGGATGGCCGGCAGGGATAAAGATAACTCTCTCCAGTTTAAACTCATCCCGTGCTTCCTCTGCGGCAACCAGATGGCCGTAATGAATGGGATCGAAGGTACCCCCCATTAGGCCCACCTGTTGCAGACAACTGGCGGCCATCGTTTACCCCCGGTGTACCTCGTGCTACAGAAGTATTTTAGCAATTACTGGCGCACCTGTCCACTACCGAAGACGATGTATTTGAAGGTGGTGAGCTGTTCCGGGCCCATGGGACCCCGAGCATGAAGCTTCTGGGTGCTGATGCCGATTTCGGCGCCGAAGCCGTACTGGAATCCATCGGTAAAGCGGGTAGAAGCGTTGACGTATACCGCGGCCGCATCAACTCGCCGGAGGAACTCCAGGGCCCGGGCGTAGTTGTTGGTCACGATGGCCTCGGAATGCCTGGTACCGTACGTGGAAATATGCTGGATGGCTTCCTCCAGGTCGTTGACTACTTTAACCGCTAGAATGAGGTCGAGGTATTCGGTGGCCCAATCCTCTTCGGTGGCCTCCCTGGCAAAGGGAACCAGGGCCCGGGTGTTTTCACAACCGCGGAGTTCTACACCTAAGTCCCTCAATTGCGGCGCCACCAGCGGCAGGAAGGACGGGGCAATATTGCGGTGCACCAGAAGGGTTTCCATGGCATTGCAAACCCCCGGCCGCTGGGTTTTGGCGTTGACCACGATCCGGGCCGCCATCTCCAGGTCGGCATCCTCGTCTACGTATACGTGGCAGTTACCCACCCCGGTTTCAATGACCGGCACGCTAGCGTTCTCCACCACCGTGCGGATGAGTCCGGCGCCACCCCGGGGAATGAGGACATCGATATACTCATTGAGGCGCATCATGACCTGTACCGCCTCGCGATCGGTAGTATCCACCAGCTGAATGGCGCCCTCGGGTATCCCGGCGGCGATGGCCGCCTCGCCAATAATCCGCGCAATGGCGCGATTGGAGTTGATGGCCTCGGAACCTCCCCGCAGGATCACGGCGTTCCCCGTCTTTAGGCACAGGCCGGCGGCATCCACCGTCACGTTGGGCCGGGCCTCATAAATGATGCCGATGACTCCCAGGGGTACCCGCATGCGGCCGATGGTGAGGCCGTTGGGCCTGGTCCACATGGATGTAATTTCTCCCACCGGGTCGGGAAGGCTGACGAGGGCCTCCAGGCCGGCAGCCATCTCCTCAATGCGCTTTTCATTAAGGAGGAGGCGGTCCAGCAGGGCCCGGGAGAGGCCCCTGGCCTGCCCCGCTTCCATATCCAGGGCATTGCTCTGGAGGATTTCGGCCGAACGTTCCCTCAGGGCCTGGGCCATGGCCCTCAGGGCGTTGTTCTTCACTTCGGTATTTAACGTGGCCAGCTTCTGGGCCGCCGCCCGCGCCCTTTTCCCCAGGGCGACGATTTCCTCCCGCACCGCCATTTTTATCGGTCCACCCCCGTTATGCGAGTACGATTAGATTATCGCGGTGTACTACTTCATCATAATCCTTGCGCCCTAGAATTGCAAGAATTTCACCGGTTTTCTTCCCCTGGATGCGTTTTATCTCTTCCGCGGCATAATTGGTCATGCCGCGGGCAATTTCGTTCCCGTCGGGACCCAGAATGCTCACCAGGCTACCGTGCTCAAAGTTCCCCTCCACGCCCGTAATGCCGCTGGGCAGCAAGCTTTTTCCCCGGTGAATAATGGCCCGGGCGGCGCCGGCATCAACCCAAATCTTCCCCTGGGCTACGGGCCCATAGGCCAGCCATTTCTTGCGGCCGTGGGCCCGGTGGTCCCGGGGCAGGAAAAGGGTCCCTATTTCTTCACCCCTTAAAATACCGGCGATCCGGCCGGGCAACAGGCCGCTGGCTATAATTACGGGAATGCCGAAACTGGTGGCCAGGCGGGCCGCCTGCAACTTGGTAACCATACCTCCGGTGGCCCAGGTCGAGCCGCCACCGCCGGCCGCGGCCTCTATCTCCGGGCCGATCTCTTCTACCACGGGGATAAGCCGAGCGTCGGGGCACGAACGGGGATCGGCCGTATATAGGCCCTCGCTGTCTGTTAGGAGGATCAATGCGTCGGCATCCACCAGGCCGGCCACCAGGGCCGACAGGGTGTCATTGTCCCCCACCCGGATTTCCTCCACGGCCACCGTATCGTTTTCGTTTACGATGGGTAATACGCCTAAGCGCAAGAGGGCCCCGAAGGTATGGCAGGCGTTGAGGTAACGCCGGCGGTCAGCCAGGTCGTCCCGGGTAAGCAAAACTTGGGCCACGGTCAGCCCATATTCGCCGAAAAATTTCTCGTACATGTGCATTAACAGGCCCTGGCCTACAGCAGCCGCTGCCTGCTTCTCCGGCAGCGTGCGCGGCCGCTCCCTGAGGCCCAATCTACCCATGCCGGCCCCCACGGCGCCGGAAGTGACCAGTATCACCTGGCGCCCGGCATTGACCTGATCGGCCAGCTCCCTTACCAGGCGCTCCATACGCTCTAGATTGAGCTTTCCCGTCTGATGGGTGAGGGTGCTGGTACCTACCTTAACTACCACTCGCTTGGTGTCGGCCAGGGCCCGCCGGCAGTCGCTAGCCGTCAAATTACCCCCTCCCCCAGGTTACTCCTCCAGCTGGAACTCCTGATCCCTTATACGAACAGTGTCCCCCGGGCGGGCGCCGGCCCGCCGCAGGGCCTCTTCAACCCCCAGGCGTTTGAAAGTCCGCTGTAGGCGCCGCACCGCCGCGTCACTGCTGAAATCCGTCATGGCCACCCGCCGCTCCACCTCCCGGCCAGAGACAACAAACACGCCGTTCTCCCGGGTTATGGTGAAAGTCTCGGCCGGTTCGACCATCCTTGCCGTAGTCTCGTCCGAGGGCGCGTCCTTCACCTCCGGCAGGTCTTCGAGCAGTTCTACCAAATACCATAGCAGGGGTTCAAGGCCCTCCCCCTTCAAGGCCGAAAGGGGAAATATGCGGTGCTTTTCGCCCAACCTTTCGGTAAGAAACCTACAGTTTTCCTCGCCCCCGGGCAAGTCTATCTTATTGGCCGCAATCACCTGAGGGCGCTTTAGAAGTTCGGGGCTGTAATGGCCCAGTTCATTGTTGACCGTTTCGAAGTCGCGGAGAACTTCCTCTCCGCCCTTCATGCCCACGTCCAGCACGTGGACCAGCACCCGGGTCCTCTCGATATGGCGTAGGAACTTTAATCCCAACCCCGCTCCCTGATGGGCGCCTTCAATAAGGCCGGGAATATCGGCTACCACAAAGGAGTGTTCCTCATCCAGGCGCACCACGCCCAGGTTGGGGTTCAAGGTAGTAAAGGGGTAATCGGCAATCTTGGGCCGGGCGGCGGATATGCGGGATAGCAAAGTGGATTTCCCCGCATTGGGCAGGCCTACCAGTCCTACATCGGCAAGGAGCTTAAGCTCCAACCGGATCCACCGCTCCTCCCCAGGCTCCCCCTTCTCCGCAAACTTCGGGGCCTGCTCCCGGGGGTTAGCAAAGCGGGCATTGCCCCGACCCCCGCGGCCGCCCGCCGCTACTACCACCCTCTGACCGGGAGCAACGAGGTCCGCCAAAACCTCTCCGGTAACCGCGTCGCGCACCACGGTCCCCACCGGTACCCGCAGAATCAGGTCGGGGGCGCTGCGGCCGTGTTTATTCTTGCCCTGACCGTGCTCGCCCCTTTCGGCCCGGTAATGACTGCGGTAACGGAAATCCACCAGGGTCCTAAGGCCCGGATCGGCCTCCAGGACGACGCTGCCGCCCCGACCGCCGTCGCCACCGCTGGGGCCCCCGCGGGGTACGTACTTTTCCCGTCGGAAGGCCACCGCCCCGTTACCGCCGTCACCGCCGCGGACATATATTTTTGCTTCGTCGTAAAACATGGATGCTGACCTCTGCCCCTTTTGAGCTGACGTACTCCTTTAGCACCTTAAAGACTAGCCCTTGGCGGGCAAAAAAGTATATAACCCCCCTTTTGCGGGGGAACAAAAATCCTGTGGCCGGGGATGCCCGTAGACGGACCAATAAGGTCGCACTTACTTGCGGGGCAAAAGTAGGGTGAGTTCGAATTTATGGGGAGACCACGTAACAGGCGTACCGCACTTCTCCGCCCGTTCCTGCAGCTCCGCGAGGACGGAATCCATTCTCTCCCTTCCCACCGGCCCCGGAGAGCCAGTAAAACGCCAGAGATACCCTTGCCCTGTTTCCCGGATCTCCAGCCCTAGCCTTCCTTCCTGCTCCCCGGCTTCGAAGGCCCCCAGCACCAGTTCCCAGGCGAGCTCCAGAAGACCCGCCGCCTGTTCCCCGGTTAAGGCCAGGTCCTCCATTTCGGTGTCTACTTCCACTTCCACCTTGATCTGGCGCTGGGCTGCTTCTTCTAGTTTAAACTGGCACTGGAGAACCAACTCGGCCTGCCGCAGGCGCATCAGTCTCCCGTTTTTCCCGATGCGCGCGACTACTTCTTTAGTATAGGCCAGGGCCCTTTCGGGTTTACCCAACTGCAAAAAGCCGGATATTACCTGCAGGTGGTTAAGGAAATCGTGTTTTTGACCCCGCAGCAAGCGTACAAAGGCTTCGGTCTCCCCTGCCACAATCTCCACCCCAAAATATTTATTGACCCCTGGAATCTTCCAGGGGTCGCCCAGGTTTTATCTGGGCCTTAAGCATAAACACTAACTTGCTTCTTATCCCGGCCCTTGCGTTCAAACCTCACATAGCCATCAATGAGGGCGTACAGGGTGTTGTCTTTACCCAGGCCCACGTTACGGCCCGGGTGAATTTTGGTCCCCCGCTGGCGCACAATAATGTTTCCAGCGGTAACGAATTGGCCGTCGTGCCTCTTCACGCCCAGCCGCTTCGATTCACTGTCCCGTCCGTTGCGGGAACTACCCACTCCCTTCTTGTGGGCAAACAGCTGCAGGTCTATCTTGCGCATCTGCTCCACCTCCTCGATTCAACCTGTACAAAGCGTCTATAGCTCCTTGCTATGGCCCTCAGGCCCAGCTCCATGGTCCCTAAAATGACCTCCGCCTTCTCCCGCTCGCGTACCGGCAGGTCCCCGGGCAGTAGGCACTGTAGAGTGCCTTCCCCTTTCTGGACTTCAGGAGCCACGGTCAGGTACTCCTCCAGCCCCATGACCGCCGCCTGGGTAAGGGCCGATACAGCGGCACACACTATATCCCGGCCCCGCGGTCGGTAGCCCGCATGGCCGGAAACCAGGAAACCCACCGCGCGGCCGCCCTCATCGCGCCAAAGGGTTACCCGGACCATGGGTATTTTAGGAAACCTCGATCTTTTCGATACGCAGGGCAGTAAAGGGCTGACGGTGCCCCTGCTTCCGGCGGTAATTCTTCTTGGGCTTATATTTGAACACGATTATCTTTTCGCCCTTACCGTGTCCTTCGACCTTGCCTATCACCCGGGCGTTGGCCAGATAAGGCCTACCCACCTGCAAACCCCCGTCGCCCTGGACGGCCAGCACTTTATCCAATACTACCGTTTCGCCCTCGGGAACGGGCAGCTTCTCCACTTTCAACACATCGCCCTCGGAAACCCGGTACTGCTTGCCACCTGTTTCGATAATAGCGTACATTCGTTCCTTCTCCTCCCAAGCTAAGACTCGCCGGAATAAAGGTATCCTGCCCGAAGGCAGGGGTTTTTAGACCTTTCCCGGGCGGTTTAAAACTTGAGGTATATCCGCTTCTGCAGTGTAGCATATTTAGTAAAGGGCTGTCAAGCAAACCACGCCCGCCCTCCGTGTCAAGAGTTAGTAGGCGTCGTTGAAGTTAGGCTCCGGTCATAAGAAATAAGCCTCCCCAGCTTGTTTTCTGAAGAGGCTTATCTCCTAAATCTAGGGGCGTTGCTTAGGTAGGTTGTATTTGACCCTTACCCCCCTTTTGTTTTTCTTCTACCCACCTCTGTTATATCACAGAGGATTGAGGGCCGCCACCTTCGTTTTCCAAGCTATGTTCCCAGGGCTATCTCGTCTAGGCGGTCGTAAACGCCTTTAAGGGCCGCGTAGAGCTCCCTGTAGAGTTCCCGGTAGGGACGGTAATGGGCGTGGGCCTTTTCATTTACCTCGAACTTTTGGGCCGGCCGGGCAAGTTCCTTGGCCACCCCCGCCAGGTCCTTGTAGATGCCTACCGCATACCCCGCCACCAAGGCCGAACCCCAGATGCCTACCTCTTCCCTCTCCAAACTCACGTAGGGTATCCCTAAGATATCCGCCTTCATCTGGTTCCAGAGGGGGCTTCTCGCTCCGCCGCCTATGACCCGCACTTCCTTAACTTCCAGGCTCGGGAACAATTTGCGAGTTATATCTAGGTAATAGCCATACTCGTAGGCCACTGCTTCCAATATAGAACGATAGAAGCCTGCCTTGTCGTGGTTCCAGCTAAAGCCTATCCATGCTCCTCGGATGCGGCTGTCATAAGGGCAGACACGGCCGCCCAGATGGGGTACGAACAAGAGCCCGGCAGACCCGGCCGGAACCTCCGCGGCGGCTTCGTTAAGAATATCGTACACGTCACGGCCCGAACGCTCTGCCTCCTCCCTTTCCGCAGCAGCCCAGGTATCCCTAAACCACCGCAGGCACAAGCCCCCGCCGCCGATATAGGCCATGGCGAACCACAGACCGGGCTGGACGGCCCGGGGTACGATCAAGGTTTTGTTTTCAATGTCCGGGACGAATTCGTCCACACAGAAGGCTAACACGGAAGCGGTACCCGCTACATCCACGGCCTGGCCCTTCTCTACCATACCTGCGCCCAGGAAGCTGGCCGCCGTATCCCCCACCCCGGCCGCCACGGGCGTGCCTGCGGCCAGGCCAGTGTCCCTGGCCCCTTCCTCGGTTACATAACCGACAATCCGCCAGGGCTCGACTATTTGGGGAAGCTTATCCTGGGATAGGCCAAAGGCACCAAGGAGTTCGGGGGACCACCGGCCGGCGAGGGCGTCGGAAACGCCGGAAAAGTGAAGATAAGTGTAATCCTCGAAGGCCTGTTCCGCCCGCAACCCGCATACGCGCCCCGCTACATATACGGCTGGGACAATGAACTTGACAATGCGGCGGTACACCTCCGGCTCTTCTTCCTTCCACCAGATCATCTTGGGACCGTGGGCTATGGAAGGGGGCATGCCCACCGTGGCTATGAGTTTTTCGCCGAAATGCTCCCTCAGCCAATCCACGTATTTCTGGCAGCGGACGTCAAGCCACGAGTCGTAGCGGGTAACGGCACGCCATTCTTCATCTATACCCATGATACCCGCCATCTGTCCGTCGAAGGCCATACCGGCTATATCCCGTGGATTTATGCCGCTCTTCTCCAAAACTTCCCGGATAGTGATACAGGCCGTCCGGTAGAAATCTTCCGGGTCCTGCTCCACCCACCCCGGTGCTGGATACCGCAAATAAGACTCGGCGTAGGCTACGGCGAGGAGGCGACCTTCCAGGTCAAATAATCCCGCCTTGGTCCCTGCAGTGCCTATATCGACGCCCAGAAGGTATTTGGCGCCCATCAGTCTCCCCCCCGAGGGTTGTAGCGGGGATTATCTATGATGCACGGCTGGCCGTCTTCCTCCAAAACCAGCTTGGAAAAACCCTGTTTTTCTATGGTGCCGTAGTTATGGCCCGCGTCACCCCTATACACCCCGAAAAAGACCAGGGGTTCATCCCCCGTATTTATCGTACGGTGGGCCCAGTAGGGCGGGATATAGGATATGCTGCCCGGATACATCTCCAGGACTTCCGCCTGGCCGTCCTCAGTCTGCATCAGGAGCAGCCCCTTGCCGGCAAGGCATACATAGATCTCCGCCGTGCCGGCCACGGCGTGAAAGTGGCCCTTGGTCATAAAGTATTCCTTGCCTACTTTGCCCGGGTATATGATACTGGTGCAGTGCTGGAGATGGCCGTCCTCTTCGGGAATGACTACATTATAGAATTCGTAAACCTTCGGGTTCTCTTTTAACATGGTTTCGGCCGCTTCCCGGTCATGGAACATTTCCTTCATGTCCGCCAAATAGCGCACTATATGATTGCCGGGCGGAGAAAGAACACCCGTCTTGAGATCGCATATGGTATTAAAGGGTTTAAATAGATGCAACCCACTTCGCCCCTTTCCGCGGTTCTAATTCTTCCGTAACGCCGTGTTTGTCGTCGGCCTTTCCGCTCCCCTTTGCCTACCAGTCGAAACCGATGACCACTTTACGGTTGCTGGCCTTCCCGGCTACCCTTTCAAAGGCATCCTTAATGGATTCCAATCGGTAAATACCTTCGATGAGACTCTTAACCTCCACACGCCCGGCGGCGATAAGCTCCATGGAACGGCGGAATTGATGGTAGTTAGAGCCTGTAGTGGCGGTAACCTTCAACTGTTTATAGTGGATGAGGTTAGTGTTCAGAGGCACCGTTTCCTGGCCGCGGGGCAGGCCCCCGAAGAGGTTTATGCGTCCGAAAACCCCCGCCAGCTCCAGGGCCCGCTGCTGCACCGCCGGCACCGAGCAGGCGGTTATAACGACATCCGCTCCCTTCCCGCCGGTTTCTTTAAATATGACCGATTTCAGGTCTTCCTTAGAGGGGTTCACCAATACATCGGCCCCGAATCGTGCGCCGTCCTGTAGACGTTCTTCCACCGTCTCGCTTAAGATCACCTTTGCCGCGCCCTTGAGTTTGGCCATCTGAACGTGGAGCAGGCCTATGGGTCCCGCACCTATTATTACCACCACGTCGGCCGCGCGTATATCTACGGCTTCTACCCCGTTATACACGCAGGATAAGGGCTCAACCAACACGGCTTCCTCGAAGGATACGCCGTCCGGTATGCCCACTATATTGCCCCGAAGGACGGCCGGGGCGGTAATCTTCATGTATTCTTGGAAGCCGCCATCCAGGCTGATTCCGAAGGCCTGGTAGTCGGGGCAGAGCTGGTTCCAACCCCGCAAGCATACTTCGCACTGTCCGCACCCTATATTTGGGGCTACAGCCACCCTCATTCCCGGGGCCAGGCCCCGGACCTCGCTCCC of the Thermanaeromonas sp. C210 genome contains:
- a CDS encoding glucose-6-phosphate isomerase — encoded protein: MHLFKPFNTICDLKTGVLSPPGNHIVRYLADMKEMFHDREAAETMLKENPKVYEFYNVVIPEEDGHLQHCTSIIYPGKVGKEYFMTKGHFHAVAGTAEIYVCLAGKGLLLMQTEDGQAEVLEMYPGSISYIPPYWAHRTINTGDEPLVFFGVYRGDAGHNYGTIEKQGFSKLVLEEDGQPCIIDNPRYNPRGGD
- a CDS encoding zinc-dependent dehydrogenase; the encoded protein is MKKAVYRGIRDMEVVEGPVPQIGPYEVLLQVKYCSICGTDIRIYHYGHFKIPPGTERVLGHEVVGVIASVGSEVRGLAPGMRVAVAPNIGCGQCEVCLRGWNQLCPDYQAFGISLDGGFQEYMKITAPAVLRGNIVGIPDGVSFEEAVLVEPLSCVYNGVEAVDIRAADVVVIIGAGPIGLLHVQMAKLKGAAKVILSETVEERLQDGARFGADVLVNPSKEDLKSVIFKETGGKGADVVITACSVPAVQQRALELAGVFGRINLFGGLPRGQETVPLNTNLIHYKQLKVTATTGSNYHQFRRSMELIAAGRVEVKSLIEGIYRLESIKDAFERVAGKASNRKVVIGFDW
- a CDS encoding xylulokinase, with translation MGAKYLLGVDIGTAGTKAGLFDLEGRLLAVAYAESYLRYPAPGWVEQDPEDFYRTACITIREVLEKSGINPRDIAGMAFDGQMAGIMGIDEEWRAVTRYDSWLDVRCQKYVDWLREHFGEKLIATVGMPPSIAHGPKMIWWKEEEPEVYRRIVKFIVPAVYVAGRVCGLRAEQAFEDYTYLHFSGVSDALAGRWSPELLGAFGLSQDKLPQIVEPWRIVGYVTEEGARDTGLAAGTPVAAGVGDTAASFLGAGMVEKGQAVDVAGTASVLAFCVDEFVPDIENKTLIVPRAVQPGLWFAMAYIGGGGLCLRWFRDTWAAAEREEAERSGRDVYDILNEAAAEVPAGSAGLLFVPHLGGRVCPYDSRIRGAWIGFSWNHDKAGFYRSILEAVAYEYGYYLDITRKLFPSLEVKEVRVIGGGARSPLWNQMKADILGIPYVSLEREEVGIWGSALVAGYAVGIYKDLAGVAKELARPAQKFEVNEKAHAHYRPYRELYRELYAALKGVYDRLDEIALGT
- a CDS encoding ribosomal-processing cysteine protease Prp, which encodes MVRVTLWRDEGGRAVGFLVSGHAGYRPRGRDIVCAAVSALTQAAVMGLEEYLTVAPEVQKGEGTLQCLLPGDLPVREREKAEVILGTMELGLRAIARSYRRFVQVESRRWSRCAR
- the rplU gene encoding 50S ribosomal protein L21 — its product is MYAIIETGGKQYRVSEGDVLKVEKLPVPEGETVVLDKVLAVQGDGGLQVGRPYLANARVIGKVEGHGKGEKIIVFKYKPKKNYRRKQGHRQPFTALRIEKIEVS